In Cydia splendana unplaced genomic scaffold, ilCydSple1.2 scaffold_96_ctg1, whole genome shotgun sequence, a genomic segment contains:
- the LOC134805976 gene encoding uncharacterized protein LOC134805976 — protein sequence MANFVGNLGVFDHKSQDWRIFHSRLSQFLLLNSVVDDAKKCAVLLTHFSEESYRLTSNLLHPKKVEDVKFADLVKVLNDHFTPRRSTFADRAKFYEATIKTGESLEDWAARLRGLAVYCEFGSALDILLRDRFVLGLKAGPERDRLFEKDSSTLTLTQALEVAQQAACARAARANVAQAEPVQVKEEPVFRASAGRAGGARATSGSSGGDGASLCSVCGRKNHDAAKCRFKGYRCQSCGQKGHLKKVCAQKGSGGKSRLHCIQTESDDSDVCKECEVFNARRSQNNGGGM from the coding sequence ATGGCGAATTTCGTCGGTAATTTAGGAGTGTTTGATCACAAATCACAGGACTGGCGAATTTTTCACAGTCGACTCAGCCAATTTTTGTTATTGAATAGTGTAGTTGACGATGCAAAAAAGTGCGCAGTGTTGCTAACTCATTTCTCCGAGGAATCATATAGATTAACAAGCAACTTATTGCATCCAAAGAAGGTGGAAGACGTTAAGTTTGCGGACCTAGTGAAAGTACTCAATGACCATTTTACTCCGAGGAGGTCGACGTTCGCTGATCGAGCGAAGTTTTATGAGGCGACCATAAAGACAGGCGAGAGTCTCGAAGATTGGGCGGCTCGGCTGAGAGGGCTTGCGGTGTATTGCGAGTTCGGGTCGGCGCTGGACATCTTGTTGCGTGATCGTTTCGTGTTGGGGTTGAAGGCGGGTCCTGAGCGTGATCGGCTTTTCGAAAAGGATTCGTCAACGCTAACCCTGACGCAAGCGCTGGAGGTGGCGCAGCAGGCGGCGTGCGCTCGGGCAGCGCGCGCCAACGTGGCGCAGGCGGAGCCGGTGCAGGTGAAGGAGGAGCCGGTATTCCGCGCCAGCGCAGGCCGCGCTGGCGGCGCTCGCGCTACTTCGGGCAGTAGCGGCGGCGACGGCGCGTCTTTGTGCTCCGTTTGCGGCCGCAAGAATCACGATGCAGCAAAGTGCCGTTTTAAGGGGTATCGGTGTCAAAGTTGTGGTCAAAAAGGCCATTTGAAAAAAGTGTGTGCGCAAAAAGGCAGTGGCGGCAAATCTAGGCTTCACTGCATACAAACGGAATCGGACGACTCCGATGTGTGTAAAGAATGCGAGGTTTTTAACGCAAGAAG